The nucleotide window CACCTCCGGGGGCCAGGTCACGTATTTGGTGAAATTGAATATGAATGCAGCCTTCAATTTTGTATCATCGCTGGCGATCGTGACGGCAGCGTAACTGAGCCCTGTCGCTAGCAATAAAAGCCAGCCAAGACTGTTAACAATTCCTTTTGAGATACTTCGTTTCAATGGTGTTCACCCGCCCCATGTCCCTATGCTCAATTAAACCAGTATAGTGACTTTTCCCTAATCTGCTTCGCCACTTCAAGCGTTAGGTTGTTTACTCTAATAATCCTGATTACGATTCTGCTCAATAGACCGATTTCCCGGATAAGTTTACCCATTCCGGATAGTAAAACTTCGCGGCACAACCCAGCCTAATTGATAACGAAGGAGGCACCTTATGAAATTGCAACAAGTCACCGACTTTGCACTCAAACAACTGGATAATGCAGGTTATTACCTAAGCCGTTACGGTATCAGTCACGATGTCAACCGCCACAACCTGATTGCCATCGCCGTCACTGAAAAGCAACACCTCATGGCGGAACTGTCACGCCTGGAAATGAAAACCAAGATCCGCAAACACCAACTGGAACAACTGCGTGATGATGTGAGCCTACAGGCCGACGAATGGCTGGCGAAAGCACCTAAAGCCATTGCCAGCCCTCTACTAAAAGCAAAATCCCGATTCGCCTTTTAACCAACTTACGGTGAGGCTTCCCATACGCCCTTTGCCCGGTCTTCGTTGTAAAAGCGGGCTCAGAGGAGCCAGCAAGCCTGGATTACAGCTTGTTGATCGCGGATTGGATGCGCTCCACGCGGGCGGCGTTGGAGGGGTGCGAGCTGAGGAAACTGCCGCCGGAACCAAATTTGGCCTGCAGCGTTTCGATGGCACGCTTCATAGCATAGGGGTCTTTGCCCAGATCATGCAGCATGCGCACGGCAAATGTATCGGACTCCAACTCATCACGCTGGGAGAACTGGGCGTTCACCGCAGTATATGCGATCTGCCCTAGCTGGCCCTCAGTCAAATCGCCCACGGTTCCACCCACTGAAACCACCGCCTGAAAAGCGGAATCAGTCAAAATCCGCTTCTGCATCTGCTCGTAACTGTGTTTATTATAAACGTGGCCAATTTCATGACCAATCACCGCCAATACCTGATCGTCCGGCATGGCGTCCATCAAGCCCGAGTAGACCCGCACGGTACCGTCGGCCATGGCAAAAGCATTCACGTCCGGTGCAATATACACTTTGAAATCCAGCTGCAGCCCACGATAGCTCTGTACGCCTGCAACAAGCTTGTTCAATCGCTGGGCATAGGGGCTACTGTCCGCCGCCACCTGAGTCTTACTGTCCATCTCTTTGGCGGCCAGGGACGCTGCCTGTTTGACACTGTTTTCATCCAGTGTGACAGCCTGCGCTACACCCGCCCCCACAGCTACCGCCTTGCCGGCGTCGAAGCTGCCATCGCTGGCACAGGAAAACAGGGTTAACGACAACAGCAAAACCACCAGCTTTGCACTCAGTTTCATACTACGGCCTCTCTACCACTTGGTATCTGATAAACGGGAATCTGAAGGCTGTGATCCGAACCGAGCCCAGGTTCAACACAACCCCCTTAAGTGCTACTAACTATTGAAACAAGAAATATGAACCGGAAGGGTAAAGGATAACGATTCCTAAATAAACACCCTGATCAGAGGCGATGAACAGCGGTACGCTCTGTCAGGCGGGAGATAATGGTCTCCATATTGTGGTCCACTCCGGAGCCCAGGTTTCGCATATCGGTGAGAGAGATGGTACTGAGAATCTGCACAATCAGCTCGTTTAGAGTGGGCATATGGGATTCCACTTCGCAATCCCCTGATAATTCGCAACCGCCGTTATCTACACAACATTCGGTGATTGCAAGCGGCCCTTCCACAGCCGAAACAATTTGCGCGATACTGATCATATCCGGCAGCCGGGCCAGCTGATAACCGCCCTTGGCGCCGCGCTCTGAACGCACTAAGCCCGCTGCGACCAACTGCCTCATCAGTTTGCGTACCGTGGGTAATGCCAGCTGTGTGGCACCGGACAAATCTTCCATACGCTGTAGCCCGGCCGGGTGCTTCGCCATACGATTCATAATCACCAGCGCGTAATCTGTCATTTTTCCTATTCGTAACATACAATGCCGACCGTTTTGCCCAACTTGAGAGGGCTGCAGAGCTGCAGCGATGGGAAAGAATACCAAATTGGTATTGATTTTCATAGCGGATTATTTTAGTCTGTTGCGCAGTAGAGAGAGCCAAGAATCATTCACCATCGCCAGGCCTAAAAGGGCTAGGCGCTCCTGTAGGCGCTAGAAGCGCAAGAGAATTAACGCCATGAGCAACGCTAATGACATCGATGCTTTAATTCGTCGCGAGTACGAAGCGGGATTCGTCACTAATATCGAGTCGGAAACCATTCCCCCGGGCCTCAGCGAAGACGTTGTCCGCATCATTTCAGGCAAAAAGAATGAACCTGAGTGGATGCTGGAATGGCGCCTGCAGTCGTACCGGAAATGGAAGGAAATGAGTGTGCCAACCTGGGCTCATGTGAAGCATCCGCCCGTGGACTTCAATACCATTAGCTATTACTCCTCCCCCAAATCAAAAAAAGACGGCCCCAAGAGCCTGGATGAAGTCGATCCCGAGATTCTGGAAACCTTTGAAAAATTAGGTATTCCCCTGCATGAACGCGCCAAACTGGCCGGGGTCGCTGTGGATGCCGTGTTCGACAGCGTTTCCATCGGCACTACATTCAAAGACGAACTGGCAAAGGCCGGTGTCATTTTCTGTTCCATATCCGAAGCAATTCAGGATCACCCGGATCTGATCCGCAAGTATCTGGGCAGTGTAGTACCGCAGCAAGATAACTTTTACGCCGCGTTGAACTCAGCGGTGTTCAGCGACGGGTCATTTGTATACATACCGAAAAACACACGCTGCCCAATGGAGTTATCCACCTATTTCCGTATCAATGAACTCAACACCGGACAATTCGAGCGCACCTTGATCGTAGCCGACGAAGGCAGTTCCGTGTCCTATCTGGAAGGTTGCACTGCCCCCATGCGCGATGAAAACCAATTGCACGCCGCCGTGGTTGAACTGGTGGCTCTGGGCGATGCAAACATCAAATATTCTACTGTACAGAACTGGTACCCCGGTGACGAAAACGGCAAGGGCGGCATATATAACTTCGTCACCAAACGTGGTGTGTGTGATGGTGCCAACTCCAAGATTTCCTGGACGCAGGTAGAGACCGGCTCCGCAATCACCTGGAAATACCCCAGCGTAATCTTGCGCGGCGACAACAGCGTCGGCGAATTCTATTCGGTTGCCCTGACTAACGGACATCAACAAGCGGACACCGGCACGAAAATGATTCACCTGGGCAAAAACACGAAGAGCACCATCGTGTCCAAGGGAATCTCTGCCGGTAAAAGCCAAAACGCCTATCGGGGTCTGGTCCGGATCTCGCCGCGCGCCAGCGGCGCCCGCAATCACACACAATGCGACTCGCTGCTGATTGGCTCCCATTGTGGTGCGCATACTTTCCCCTATATCGAAACCAAAAATCCGGACAGCATCCTGGAACACGAGGCAACAACCTCCAAGGTCAGTGACGATCAACTGTTCTTGTGCCGTCAGCGCGGCATTGATGAGGAAAAGGCGGTATCCATGATTGTGAATGGATTCTGCCGGGAAGTATTTAAAGAGTTACCCATGGAATTTGCGGTGGAAGCCGGCAAGTTGCTGGAAGTCAGTTTGGAAGGCGCAGTAGGT belongs to Ketobacter sp. MCCC 1A13808 and includes:
- a CDS encoding M48 family metallopeptidase: MKLSAKLVVLLLSLTLFSCASDGSFDAGKAVAVGAGVAQAVTLDENSVKQAASLAAKEMDSKTQVAADSSPYAQRLNKLVAGVQSYRGLQLDFKVYIAPDVNAFAMADGTVRVYSGLMDAMPDDQVLAVIGHEIGHVYNKHSYEQMQKRILTDSAFQAVVSVGGTVGDLTEGQLGQIAYTAVNAQFSQRDELESDTFAVRMLHDLGKDPYAMKRAIETLQAKFGSGGSFLSSHPSNAARVERIQSAINKL
- a CDS encoding SUF system Fe-S cluster assembly regulator, which produces MKINTNLVFFPIAAALQPSQVGQNGRHCMLRIGKMTDYALVIMNRMAKHPAGLQRMEDLSGATQLALPTVRKLMRQLVAAGLVRSERGAKGGYQLARLPDMISIAQIVSAVEGPLAITECCVDNGGCELSGDCEVESHMPTLNELIVQILSTISLTDMRNLGSGVDHNMETIISRLTERTAVHRL
- the sufB gene encoding Fe-S cluster assembly protein SufB; translation: MSNANDIDALIRREYEAGFVTNIESETIPPGLSEDVVRIISGKKNEPEWMLEWRLQSYRKWKEMSVPTWAHVKHPPVDFNTISYYSSPKSKKDGPKSLDEVDPEILETFEKLGIPLHERAKLAGVAVDAVFDSVSIGTTFKDELAKAGVIFCSISEAIQDHPDLIRKYLGSVVPQQDNFYAALNSAVFSDGSFVYIPKNTRCPMELSTYFRINELNTGQFERTLIVADEGSSVSYLEGCTAPMRDENQLHAAVVELVALGDANIKYSTVQNWYPGDENGKGGIYNFVTKRGVCDGANSKISWTQVETGSAITWKYPSVILRGDNSVGEFYSVALTNGHQQADTGTKMIHLGKNTKSTIVSKGISAGKSQNAYRGLVRISPRASGARNHTQCDSLLIGSHCGAHTFPYIETKNPDSILEHEATTSKVSDDQLFLCRQRGIDEEKAVSMIVNGFCREVFKELPMEFAVEAGKLLEVSLEGAVG